The Sandaracinobacteroides saxicola nucleotide sequence GACCGCCGGCGCCGCGCCGCGGCCGATCAACCCCTCGGTTTCAAAGGCCTGCACTGCGGCGTCCCCCAGCTGCTCGCCTTCCGCATCGAGGAGCCGTCCGTAGGGACCGCCCACGCAATAGGGTCGCAGCGCCTGCTTGAGATCGTTCGACTGGAGGAGGACGGCGAGGCCCGTCACCGTGCGTTCGGGGATCGGCGCTGACGCCAGCGAAGTCAGCGCTGTCCACAGATGTTCCTTCACCTCCGGCGTGATCGTGACGCCCTCGCGGGCAAGGATCGCCGCGACCCAGTCGGCTGCCCAGGCACGCTCATGGGTCTCGTGAACACGTGCGAGTGGCTGGAGGGAGACCGACGACGCGGCGCCGTCCGTCAGGCTGCCACCGAGGTCGTGCCAATCGCCTCCCATGGCGAGCGCGGCTGCGCGGATCGAGCCGCCAAAGTCGAAGGCGAAGACTTGGGCGTCCGGATAGCGCCGGAACTGAAGCGCGATAAGCGCGAGCAGGACGGACTTGCCCGCGCCGGTCGGTCCGACCACCAGCGTGTGGCCGACGTCCCCGACATGCAGCGAAAAGCGAAACGGCGTGCTGCCTTCGGTCTTGCCGTAGAGCAGTGGCGGCGCACCAAAATGCTCGTCCCGTTCCGGCCCTGCCCAGACCGCCGAGAGCGGAATCATGTGGGCGAGGTTCAGGGTGGAGATCGGTGGCTGGCGGACGTTGGCGTAGACGTGGCCGGGCAGCGATCCGAGCCAGGCGTCGACGGCGTTGATGGTCTCGGACATCGCGGTGAAGTCGCGGCCCTGGATCACCTTTTCCACGAGGCGCAGCTTCTCGTCGGCGGTGCGCGGATCGGCATCCCAGACGGTGACGGTGGCGGTCACATAGGCCTGACCGGCATAGTCCGCTCCTAGCTCCTGCAAGGCCATGTCGGCATCTGCCGCCTTGTTCGCAGCATCCGTGTCGACGAGCGCCGATGCCTCGTTGGTCATCACTTCCTTGAGGATCGCGGCGATGGACTTGCGCTTGGCGAACCACTGCCGCCGGATGCGCGTCAGCAGCTTCGTGGCGTCCGTCTTGTCGAGAAGGATCGCCCGCGTGGACCAGCGATAGGGAAAGGCGAGCCGGTTGAGATCGTCGAGAATCCCTGGCGTCGTCGCGGTCGGAAAGCCGTTGATCGTCAGGACGCGCAGATGGGCGGCGCCGATCCGCGGTTCGAGGCCGCCGGTCAGCGGCTCATCGGCGAGAAGTGCATCGAGGTAGATCGGCGTTTCGGGCACGCGGACGCGGTGGCGCTTCGTTGAGACGGTCGCGTGCAGGTACGTCAGGGTCTCGGCATCATCGAGCCACCGGCATTCCGGCATGAAGCCATCGACGAGCTGGAGGACGCGGTTGGTGCGGTCAATGAAGGCCGCGAGGGCTTCATGGGGATCGACGCCGGACTGTTGGCGACCCTCGTAGAGCCAAGTCTCCGCCCGCGCGGCGTCCTCGGCAGGCGGGAGATAGAGAAAGGTCAGGAAGTAGCTCGACTCGTAATGCGCGCCCGCTTCCTCGAAGTCAGCCTTGCGCTCCGCATCGACGAGGGCGGAGGCAGCGTCCGCGAAGAGGCTTGCCGGATAGGAGGCGGCTTCGTGACGCTGCGCTTCGACGAAGATCGCCCAGCCCGAGCCCAGACGCCGGAAGGCGTTGTTGAGGCGGCTGGCGACGGCCACCAGTTCGGCCGCCACAGCTGAGTCGAGATCGGGACCGCGAAAGCGCGCGGTGCGCTGGAAGCTGCCATCCTTGTTGAGCACGACCCCTTCGCCGACCAGCGCCGTCCAGGGCAGGAAATCAGCGAGGCGGGTCGCGGTACGGCGGTATTCGGCGAGGTTCATCATGGCCACGCCTCAGACCGAGAGATGGCCCGGAATGCGCAGATGCCGGCGGCCGACTTCGACAAAGAGCGGATCGCGCTTGGCTGCCCAGACGGCGGCGAAATGGCCGATCGCCCAGATGAGGAGACCGACCAGCCATAGCCGCAAGCCGAGACCGACAGCGCCGGCGAGCGTACCGTTCATGATGGCGATGCTGCGCGGTGCGCCGCCCAGCAGGATATGCTCGGTCAGCGCGCGGTGGACCGGAACCGAGAAGCCCGCGACCTCATCGGGATGATGCAGGAGGCCCGCCATCAGACGAGCGCCCCGCCGCCGAACGAGAAGAACGACAGGAAGAAGCTGGACGCCGCGAAGGCGATCGACAGGCCGAAGACGATCTGGATGAGGCGCCGAAATCCTCCGCTCGTGTCGCCGAACGCCAGCGTCAGGCCGGTGACGATGATGATGATCACCGCGATGATCTTGGCGACCGGTCCCTCGATCGACTGGAGGATGGACTGCAGCGGCGCTTCCCAGGGCATCGAGGAGCCGGATGCGTGGGCGGCGGGCGCCAGAAGAAAGCTCAGGGTCAGCGCTGTGGCGGCGGTTGCGAGGCGCTGATGGCCGCGCGCGATATGTCGGATCATGCGGGTTCTCCTTGTGGGTCGGGGGGCTGGGTTGCGGGGGAAAGGCGGTAGTCGGTGTCCGTCCCGAGCCCTTCGACGCGGGCGAGTTCGGCGAGACGCCGCGCAGCGCCGCGGCCGGAGAGCACGGCCACCAGATCGATGGTCTCGGCGATCAGCGCCCGGGGGACGGTGACGGCAGCTTCCTGGATGAGCTGCTCGAGGCGGCGCAGCGCGCCGAGCGCGGTGCCCGCGTGGATCGTGCCGATCCCGCCGGGATGGCCGGTGCCCCAGGCCTTCAGGAGATCGAGCGCCTCAGCCCCACGCACCTCGCCGATCGGGATCCGATCCGGCCGCAGCCGCAGCGAGGAGCGCACCAGGTCGGACAGGGTCGCGACGCCGTCCTTGGTGCGCATGGCGATGATGTTCTGCGCCCGGCATTGCAGCTCGCGGGTGTCTTCGATGACGATGACGCGGTCGGTTGTCTTCGCGACCTCGGCCAGCAGGGCATTGGTCAGCGTGGTCTTGCCTGTGCTGGTTCCGCCGGCGACGAGGATGTTGGCGCGCGCTGCGACCGCCTGCCGGAGGATGTCGGCCTGGTCGGCCGTCATGATGCTGGCGGCGACATAGTCGTCGAGCGTGAAGACGGCGACGGCAGGCTTGCGGATCGCGAAGACCGGAGCCGTCACGACCGGCGGCAGCAGGCCCTCGAAGCGCTCGCCGGTTTCGGGCAGCTCGGCCGAGACACGCGGCCGACGGTCATGCACCTCGGCACCGACATGATGGGCGACGAGGCGGATGATGCGTTCGCCATCGGCTGCCGAAAGTCGCTCTCCCGTATCGGACAGGCCGTCAGACAGCCGGTCGACCCAGAGCCGCCCATCGGGGTTGAGCATGACCTCGACGATCGCGGGGTCTTCCAGGAATCGGGCGACCGCAGGCCCCAGCGCGGTGCGCAGCATGCGTGCGCCGCGTGAAGCTGCTTCCGATTGCTGATGGTTGACCGCCACGTCGTCCCCGTTCGCTTGCGGGCTCGCGCGACGCGCGGCCCTGGATCGGGGATGAGTAAGAAAGGCAGGAATTGGGGCGTTGCAACAACGCTTGAGGGGTCATCGTACTGTGGCGAAGAAAGACAGGTGATCGGCGGACCGGCGTCGAGCCACGGCAGCGTTTGCGGCTCCTGATTGGCGCGTTTTCCCGAGCGGGAATAATTCAGACCCGGGAGCTACCCCCACACGCAGGCTTTCCCGAGCGGGAAATTCTTATAGACATTCTTCAGGAATCCATGATACTTTCCCGTTCGGTAAATATCATGGCCAGACGCAACCTCACCACCGCCGAGATCGGCGACATTGTTCGGACAACCCGCAAGGCCGCTGGCCTGCGGCAGGACGAGCTTGCCGGCGCAGCTGGCGTCGGCCTGCGCTTCATCGTCGATCTCGAAGCGGGCAAGGCGACCGCGCAGATCGGCAAGACGCTTCAGGTCCTATCGGCGCTGGGCTGCTCGCTCGATATCACACCGCCGTCCGACCCCAAAGGAGCGCGGAAGGCATGACGCGCACCCTCGATATCTGGTGGGACGGGCGCCTGGTAGGCCAGCTGACGCAGGACAAGCACGGTGAACTCGGCTTCGCCTATGCGCGGGCTTGGCTTGACGATGAGGAGGCGCAGCCCTTGTCCGCCTCGCTGCCAAAGCGGGCGGAGCCGTTCACCCGCCGCGAATGCCGCCCGTATTTCAGCGGTCTCCTGCCGGAAGAAAGCCAGCGCGACGCCGCAGCTCAGGCACTCGGCGTGTCGCGGGCCAATGATTTCGCCCTTCTTGATCGCCTCGGCGGCGATGTGGCGGGCGCGCTCCAGCTTCTGCCGCCCGGCGAAGTACCAGCCACTCTTGCCCCCGATCAACGGCCAACCCCGCTTGACGATGCAGGGTTGATCCGGGTTCTGGATGCGCTGCCCGTCCGACCATTGCTGGCTGGCGAGGAAGGCCTGCGTCTCTCTCTCGCTGGCGCGCAATCGAAGGTTCCGGTGGTTCTGGTGGATGGCGTGGTGGCCTTGCCTGCGCCGGGCCAGCCGACGACGCATATTCTCAAGCCCCCGATATCCCGCTTCGCGGCCACGACCGAGAACGAGGCGTTTGTGATGCGCCTTGCTGCCGCAATCGGCTTCGATGTCGCGCCGGTAGAAGTCCGCATCGTGCAGGATCGAACATTTCTGCTGGTCCAGCGCTATGACCGCGCCACCGGCGACGATGGCTTCGTGCGCCGGATCCATCAGGAGGATTTCTGCCAGGCGCTCGGCGTGCCGCCGGAGACCAAGTACGCCAGCGAGGGCGGCCCGACGTTCAAGGATTGCTTCGCGCTGCTCCGCCGGGTCGTCGCAAGGCCCGCTGTCGATGTGCTGAAGCTCCTCGATGCCGTGATCTTCAATGTGATCGCCGGGAACGCCGACGCACATGGCAAGAATTTCTCGATCCTCTACGGCGCCGAAGGCCCACGCCTCGCCCCGCTCTATGATCTGCTCGCAACCGTTGCCTATCCCGATCTCTCGCCGAAATTCGCTATGAAGATCGGAAGGCGGGCGACGCTCGCGGAACTGGACGCCGATGGCTGGGCAGCGTTTGCGGCGGACGCGGGTGTCGGTCTGCCGCTGGTACGACGACGGATTGCAGAGATCAGCAAAGCTGTCCTTGAGAAGGCAACCGCCGTCGGAGCCGAGCTTTCGCGTCCAGGGTTGGACAGAACGGCTATTGCGCGGTTTGCCGAGATGATCCGCGAGCGCGGCGAGCGCTGCGCTCTTACGGTCGCGGGACCTTCTCAATGAGCCGACCGACTCAGAGCCACCCATGCAGGTTGGGCGTGACCTCGACGATTCCCGCATCTTTCAGGAATCGAGCGATCGCAGGTTACATCTCAGCGCGAAATGTGCGTGCGTCGCATGACGCTGCTTCCGACTACTGATGGCTGAAAGACGCATCAATGAAAACGACGGACGCTCCCCAACAAGCAGCCGCGCGATCGCACACCGTTCAAATCAACAACATTGAGCTGCATTATGAGGAGTACGGAGACGGAACACCTCTCGTGCTTTTGCATGGGTTTGGCGGTTGTGCGCAAAACTGGCATCCTTTCACGACCGACCTCTCAAAGCGCCATCGACTGATCGCCGTGGACTTGCGCGGGCATGGCTACTCAACCAATCCCGACAAGACGTTCACGCATAGAGCAGCGGCCAGCGACGTGTTTCTGCTGCTGGAAAGACTGAAAGTCGATCAGTTCTCTGCAATGGGAATGAGCTCGGGTGGGATGGTACTCCTGCATATGGCCACAAGCCAACCTAAACGCATCGACTCGATGGTGTTGATCAGTGCCACCTCCCATTTCCCCGACCAGGCGAGGGCGATTATGCGCCGAGCATCGTTCGTCGCCATGCCTCGACACGTGCAAGACATGTATCGGCACTGCGCAAAACGCGGCGACGCACAGATTCACGAACTCATCTCGCAGTTCAACGCCTTGGGCGACAACTACGACGATATGGATTTCACGGCACAGCGTTTATCGAGCATTTCAGCTCGTACCCTGGTCGTCCACGGTGATCGCGACCAATTCTTTCCCGTTGAAATTGCGGTAAGCATGTACCGTTCAATACCGAACGCTGAGTTGTGGATTATTCCTGGCGGCGATCACGTTCCGATCTACGACTCCGAGGTGCCATTCAGCTCAGCCGCTCTGCGATTTCTCGATCAGCACGTCGGCAAGCAGCAATCATTATTCTAATGAGGTGCTCTGCTCGGTCGCTTTTAGCTGATTGCCGCCAAATTCACCCACGCAGCGCGTCGACGATCTTCGCGATGCGCCGGGCCCTGGTTTCGGGGGTTTTGGCTTCTTCGATCTGGCGCAGCCATTCCTTGCGGCGGGAGGGCGCAGCGCTTTCGAACGAGGCCTCCAGACCCGCCGAGCGGAGGGCTGATGCGACGTCGTCCGGGACGATCGCCGGCGTCGGCGCTTCGGCCAATTCGAGGGTGACATCGACCTCGTCATCGCCTTTCAGACCGGCCGCCTCTCGATGCTGGGCGCTCAGGCTGATCATGAACTTGCCGTCCATCTTTCCGACGGTCGAAATATATTCGTAGCCGTTCAGACGAACCTTCAGCCGGGGGCGCTGGCCGGCTCCAAGGGCGTCGATCACGTGGGGCGGCACCTCGATTCCAGTGACGTTCTTCGTTTGCCCAGCCAGGATGCGGGTGCGGAATTTCTGCGCGGACATTGTCTGATCTCCTCATCAAGGCACGCGGGTTCTCGTTCTCGCCGCCGGTCGTGCGGCTAGCTCGTCTTGCCCTTGAAGGTCGCGTAGATCGCCATGGCGTGGCCGTGGCCGAGGTCGTACTCCGCCTTGAGCCAGTCGGTGACCATCGTGGCTTTTGTCGACGGTTTCAGGACGCCATCGGCAAGGAAACCCTTGTCCTCGGCGCGTTTTCGGAAATCGTCCGGCGATAGACCGGTTTTGGCCTTTATGTTGTCGATGTAGGACTGGAACGACATGTCGGACTCTCTTTCTTGACTGCAGGTTAGGATGGCTGTTCCTGCGACGGCAGGGGTGTCTTACCTGTCGAGAAGGAGCGCGCGGAGACGGCCGTTGCGCAGCATCAGGCCGCCCCAGACCATGATGCCGAGATAGACGCCGAAGAGGACATGGCTGAACAGCGGCGCGCCGATCCGCAACTGGCTCGCGATGGCCCCGCCGAGATAGCCCGTCAGCAGGATCGCTCCCATCAGAGCCGTTCGCGGAAAGGCGTAGAGCGCCGCCGATAGCAGGCCAAGAACGCCCAGGAGGCGCGCCAATTCCGGCGTCGTCGGCCAGCCGATCTGGCTCATCGTCTCGGTGACGATGTCGAGCGGGATCAGCTTGATGCCGCTGTCGAAGAGCATGAAGGCGAACACGAGACCGCTGAGCGTGCGGCCGGTCCACATCGCGGCCCGAGAGCGAGGCCGATCCGTCGTGGCGGCATGCCATTCACCTGAATTCGCTGAGAGAACGGACATGGTGTTTCCTCCTATGTTCATGGTGTTTTGAAGAGAAGTTCGACGTAACGCCGCAGATGATCGACGCTGGCGGCAGCGATCGCGGCGTCGCCGGTGGCCTTGGCCAGGATGAATGCGCCCTGGAGAACGGCCTGCATGTGCAGAGCGAGGCTCTCGGCGGTCCATCCGCCCCGAAGACCGCGCTCAGCCATCGCCGCCGTGATGTCCGGAACGAGCGTGGCCGCATGCCCGGTGATGCTGGCGGCGGAGGCGTCGCGGATCGCCGGGGCCGTGCTGTAGGTCTCCTGCACCATGGTGCCGACGAGGCAGGTGAAGTCCGGCACCTCGCCCTGCAGGATCGCGCGGCGGAAATCGATATAGCCGAGCACCCTGTCCAGCGGATCGGGATGGTCGTGGTAGGGCGCCGCGGTGAAGAATCCTCCGGTCGTCTCCGACCAATGGCCCGCCGCCGCCACCGCGAGGGCTTCCTTGGACGCGAAGTGATGGAAGAAGGCGCCCTTGGTGACGCCGGCCTCGCGGCAGAGATCGTCGACCGTGGTGCCGGCATAGCCTTGCCTGCGGATGACCTTCAACGCCGCGTCGAGAAGCGCCGTGCGGCCGTCTCGCCTGGGTTTCGGGGGTTGGGCGTGTTCCATGAGGCTACATACCAACCGGTCGGTATGTTTGTCAATACTGAAACTCAGCTTGATCAGAGACCCGGTCGCACGCCAAAATTCCACGGGATTTGGAGCAACCTAGCCTTCGCGCAGTTTGCACGTCGCTATAGCGACCATGCTCTATTCCACGCCGCTGTGCTCGTTCGCCACCAAGCCGCCGGTTTCCGCCCTGATCGCTCGATCCCGCCGACTTCTGGCAAGTTCGATTTTGGCCGCTTAGCTGCCTGCGGCGTCGTCGCTGCCGACGTCGTCTGGGATCTCCCGCAAGAAGCTCTGGCCCTTTTGGAGGCGCCGCCCCAGCGTCTCGATGAATCCCTCGTAGCGTTCCCGCCCTTTGGCCTGTGCTGACGCTTGGGCATCGTTCGGCAAGGGCGGCGTGATCGTCAGCCAGAACCGGACGAACAGGGCGAGCGTTTCTGCGGTGACGCCGAGGTCGCGCTCCAAGCGCTGGACCTGGCGCGACAGGCGATCAAGGCGGCGCGCGAACGCGGCCTCGCGCTTGTCCGCGCCATCAGGTGACAGGAATGACGCAACCGCCGCCTCGACGATCGCGGAGCGGGAGAGTTTCTTGCGGTCGGCGAGATCGGCGATCTGGCGGAGCATCTCGGGCGGGAAATAGACGTTCATCCGGTCGCGCATGGCCGCCTCACAAATCGATGCCGTCATTGGGATCGAGCGCGACCTGTCGCGCCACGCCGCGCATCTGCTGGCGCAGCGCCTGTCGCTGCCGGGCCGCGTCTTCGGGCTCATCGTCAAGGATCATTGCGAACTCGTCGACCGGCGCCGGTCCGGTCTTCTCCTTGGCGATCGCGACATGGTCGGGCAACTCGGGCTCGCGCCGCAGCCCGCCATTGGCGGTATCTTCCGCCTTGTCGAGCTCAGCCGCGAGCACCGCGTCGGGCCGCTGCGGCTTCAACTCGGACCAGGCGTCCTTTCGGGTCGAACGCCCGCATTTCGCCGGGTTGGGCGATGGCAGGATGCGCTCCTTGAAGCGGCGATCCTCGAAGTAACGGGCCTTCTTGGCTCGGATGGGATGGACACCAGCGGCCATGACGATCTCGTCTGTAGCGGGCAGCTGCATCACCTCGCCGGGTGTGAGGAGCGGCCGCGCCGTCTCCGAGCGCGAGACCATCAGGTGGCCAAGCCAGGGGCTGAGCCGATGCCCGGCATAGTTCCGCATCGCCTTCATCTCGGTGGCGGTGCCGAGCGCGTCGCTCACGCGCCTGGCGGTGCGTTCGTCATTGGTGGCGAAGCTCACGCGCACGTGGCAGTTGTCGAGGATCGCGTTGTTCGGGCCATAGGCCTTCTCGATCTGGTTCAATGACTGGGCGATGAGGAACGACTTCAGGCCGTAACCGGCCATGAAAGCGAGCGCGCTCTCGAAGAAGTCGAGGCGGCCGAGCGCTGGAAACTCGTCGAGCATCATCAGCACGCGATGCCGCCGGTCACGCGCATGCAGATCCTCGGTCAGGCGTCGGCCGATCTGGTTCAGCACGAGCCGGATGAGCGGCTTCGTCCGGGAGATGTCGGATGGCGGAACCACGAGGTAGAGCGTCGCCGGCTTCTCATCTGCGATCAGGTCGGCGATCCGCCAGTCGCAGCGGCGCGTCACCGCGGCCACCACCGGGTCACGATAGAGGCCGAGGAAAGACATGGCGGTGGACAGGACGCCCGAGCGCTCGTTGTCGCTCTTGTTGAGGAGTTCGCGCGCCGTCGACGCCACGACGGGATGAGGGCCGCCGGGTCCGAGATGCGGCGTCGTCATCATCGCCTTTAGCGTGGCTTCGATCGGACGGCGTGGGTCCGACAGGAAGGCAGCGACACCGGCGAGTGTCTTCTCCTCTTCCGCGTACAGCACATGCAGGATGGCGCCGACGAGCAGCGAATGGCTCGTTTTCTCCCAGTGATTTCGCTTGTCGAGCGAG carries:
- the trbE gene encoding conjugal transfer protein TrbE, with amino-acid sequence MMNLAEYRRTATRLADFLPWTALVGEGVVLNKDGSFQRTARFRGPDLDSAVAAELVAVASRLNNAFRRLGSGWAIFVEAQRHEAASYPASLFADAASALVDAERKADFEEAGAHYESSYFLTFLYLPPAEDAARAETWLYEGRQQSGVDPHEALAAFIDRTNRVLQLVDGFMPECRWLDDAETLTYLHATVSTKRHRVRVPETPIYLDALLADEPLTGGLEPRIGAAHLRVLTINGFPTATTPGILDDLNRLAFPYRWSTRAILLDKTDATKLLTRIRRQWFAKRKSIAAILKEVMTNEASALVDTDAANKAADADMALQELGADYAGQAYVTATVTVWDADPRTADEKLRLVEKVIQGRDFTAMSETINAVDAWLGSLPGHVYANVRQPPISTLNLAHMIPLSAVWAGPERDEHFGAPPLLYGKTEGSTPFRFSLHVGDVGHTLVVGPTGAGKSVLLALIALQFRRYPDAQVFAFDFGGSIRAAALAMGGDWHDLGGSLTDGAASSVSLQPLARVHETHERAWAADWVAAILAREGVTITPEVKEHLWTALTSLASAPIPERTVTGLAVLLQSNDLKQALRPYCVGGPYGRLLDAEGEQLGDAAVQAFETEGLIGRGAAPAVLAYLFHRIGDRLDGRPTLLIVDEGWLALDDEGFAAQLREWLKTLRKKNASVVFATQSLADIDGSAIASAIIESCQTRLLLPNERAIEPQITAIYRRFGLNDRQIEILSRATPKRDYYCQSRRGNRLFELGLSEVALALCAASSKTDQAAIEAILAEHGRDGFLSAWLRARDVGWAADLIPDLTNLEPKP
- a CDS encoding alpha/beta fold hydrolase → MKTTDAPQQAAARSHTVQINNIELHYEEYGDGTPLVLLHGFGGCAQNWHPFTTDLSKRHRLIAVDLRGHGYSTNPDKTFTHRAAASDVFLLLERLKVDQFSAMGMSSGGMVLLHMATSQPKRIDSMVLISATSHFPDQARAIMRRASFVAMPRHVQDMYRHCAKRGDAQIHELISQFNALGDNYDDMDFTAQRLSSISARTLVVHGDRDQFFPVEIAVSMYRSIPNAELWIIPGGDHVPIYDSEVPFSSAALRFLDQHVGKQQSLF
- a CDS encoding DUF4287 domain-containing protein — encoded protein: MSFQSYIDNIKAKTGLSPDDFRKRAEDKGFLADGVLKPSTKATMVTDWLKAEYDLGHGHAMAIYATFKGKTS
- a CDS encoding VirB3 family type IV secretion system protein, with amino-acid sequence MAGLLHHPDEVAGFSVPVHRALTEHILLGGAPRSIAIMNGTLAGAVGLGLRLWLVGLLIWAIGHFAAVWAAKRDPLFVEVGRRHLRIPGHLSV
- a CDS encoding type II toxin-antitoxin system HipA family toxin translates to MTRTLDIWWDGRLVGQLTQDKHGELGFAYARAWLDDEEAQPLSASLPKRAEPFTRRECRPYFSGLLPEESQRDAAAQALGVSRANDFALLDRLGGDVAGALQLLPPGEVPATLAPDQRPTPLDDAGLIRVLDALPVRPLLAGEEGLRLSLAGAQSKVPVVLVDGVVALPAPGQPTTHILKPPISRFAATTENEAFVMRLAAAIGFDVAPVEVRIVQDRTFLLVQRYDRATGDDGFVRRIHQEDFCQALGVPPETKYASEGGPTFKDCFALLRRVVARPAVDVLKLLDAVIFNVIAGNADAHGKNFSILYGAEGPRLAPLYDLLATVAYPDLSPKFAMKIGRRATLAELDADGWAAFAADAGVGLPLVRRRIAEISKAVLEKATAVGAELSRPGLDRTAIARFAEMIRERGERCALTVAGPSQ
- a CDS encoding CopG family transcriptional regulator, translated to MRDRMNVYFPPEMLRQIADLADRKKLSRSAIVEAAVASFLSPDGADKREAAFARRLDRLSRQVQRLERDLGVTAETLALFVRFWLTITPPLPNDAQASAQAKGRERYEGFIETLGRRLQKGQSFLREIPDDVGSDDAAGS
- a CDS encoding helix-turn-helix transcriptional regulator, with product MARRNLTTAEIGDIVRTTRKAAGLRQDELAGAAGVGLRFIVDLEAGKATAQIGKTLQVLSALGCSLDITPPSDPKGARKA
- a CDS encoding YdeI/OmpD-associated family protein, whose protein sequence is MSAQKFRTRILAGQTKNVTGIEVPPHVIDALGAGQRPRLKVRLNGYEYISTVGKMDGKFMISLSAQHREAAGLKGDDEVDVTLELAEAPTPAIVPDDVASALRSAGLEASFESAAPSRRKEWLRQIEEAKTPETRARRIAKIVDALRG
- a CDS encoding DoxX family protein — its product is MWTGRTLSGLVFAFMLFDSGIKLIPLDIVTETMSQIGWPTTPELARLLGVLGLLSAALYAFPRTALMGAILLTGYLGGAIASQLRIGAPLFSHVLFGVYLGIMVWGGLMLRNGRLRALLLDR
- a CDS encoding TetR/AcrR family transcriptional regulator — protein: MEHAQPPKPRRDGRTALLDAALKVIRRQGYAGTTVDDLCREAGVTKGAFFHHFASKEALAVAAAGHWSETTGGFFTAAPYHDHPDPLDRVLGYIDFRRAILQGEVPDFTCLVGTMVQETYSTAPAIRDASAASITGHAATLVPDITAAMAERGLRGGWTAESLALHMQAVLQGAFILAKATGDAAIAAASVDHLRRYVELLFKTP
- the trbB gene encoding P-type conjugative transfer ATPase TrbB gives rise to the protein MLRTALGPAVARFLEDPAIVEVMLNPDGRLWVDRLSDGLSDTGERLSAADGERIIRLVAHHVGAEVHDRRPRVSAELPETGERFEGLLPPVVTAPVFAIRKPAVAVFTLDDYVAASIMTADQADILRQAVAARANILVAGGTSTGKTTLTNALLAEVAKTTDRVIVIEDTRELQCRAQNIIAMRTKDGVATLSDLVRSSLRLRPDRIPIGEVRGAEALDLLKAWGTGHPGGIGTIHAGTALGALRRLEQLIQEAAVTVPRALIAETIDLVAVLSGRGAARRLAELARVEGLGTDTDYRLSPATQPPDPQGEPA
- a CDS encoding TrbC/VirB2 family protein, with protein sequence MIRHIARGHQRLATAATALTLSFLLAPAAHASGSSMPWEAPLQSILQSIEGPVAKIIAVIIIIVTGLTLAFGDTSGGFRRLIQIVFGLSIAFAASSFFLSFFSFGGGALV
- a CDS encoding conjugal transfer protein TraG, with protein sequence MSATKILWGQITTVFLIVLLTTWGATQWTAWRLGFQAQLGTPWFELAGWPVYYPPAFFWWWYFYDAYAPPIFVEGAIIAASGGFISIAVAIAMSVWRAREAKNVETYGSARWAEIREVKAAGLLGPDGVVLGKLGDAYLRHDGPEHVLCFAPTRSGKGVGLVVPTLLTWPGSAIVHDIKGENWQLTAGFRARHGRVLLFDPTNAKSAAYNPLLEVRRGEWEVRDVQNVADVLVDPEGSLDKRNHWEKTSHSLLVGAILHVLYAEEEKTLAGVAAFLSDPRRPIEATLKAMMTTPHLGPGGPHPVVASTARELLNKSDNERSGVLSTAMSFLGLYRDPVVAAVTRRCDWRIADLIADEKPATLYLVVPPSDISRTKPLIRLVLNQIGRRLTEDLHARDRRHRVLMMLDEFPALGRLDFFESALAFMAGYGLKSFLIAQSLNQIEKAYGPNNAILDNCHVRVSFATNDERTARRVSDALGTATEMKAMRNYAGHRLSPWLGHLMVSRSETARPLLTPGEVMQLPATDEIVMAAGVHPIRAKKARYFEDRRFKERILPSPNPAKCGRSTRKDAWSELKPQRPDAVLAAELDKAEDTANGGLRREPELPDHVAIAKEKTGPAPVDEFAMILDDEPEDAARQRQALRQQMRGVARQVALDPNDGIDL